TTCAATTTTATGCTGGAAGATCAGCCAAAGGTTCATATACAAATGTAGGCTGCATAACTGCAGCTTGATGTGATCAAATAACAAACTCTTAACTAAAACTTAACTACATTACAACTGAAACATTACATGATATAACCAAAACTATAACAGCGGCACAAGCATGTACAACATGTATTCTCACACTAACTACTCAAGGCTCAGACTTTTGATGTACTAGGACTGCTTCGGGTTTATCCATTCAAGTTCTTTTGTCAATAAAATTTAATGTATTGTCAACAAAGTTTACCATTGAACTTCTTACCTCATTCTGagtttgtttttatattttcccTGAATGGTAGTTAAGCTTATGTTGCGCTTCTTGGTATAGGCAAGCCATGGGTTTGCACCAGGCCATAGCTCTTTGTATGGACCGTTGCCATGCTGCAAACTTACCCGCTGACAGTGATTGGTACAAGACTGTAGTTTTATCAGGGGGGACAGCATGTTTACCAGGCTTGGCAGGtaaatattttatgtttttcgGGACATGACATTTTATATCTTTGCAACAATGCTAAAAGATGAAATGGAGGGGTTGATGGAGTTCTACTTCTATTTCCTTTGGGACCATTCTTTTACAGAAAGGATAGACAAGGAACTTAATGCCTTACTTCCTCCATACATGTCCAATGGAATTAGAGTCGTACCTCCTCCTTACGGTGCCGATACTCCATGGTTTGGAGCGAAGATTATTGGCAATGTAAGTTCTCCACTACTTCTATGATAAATATTCTAATTTAGCTTGCTGCTTAGGACATTGCTGCTTAGACCTTAAAATTATGTTAATCCATAAGCTCTTCGCTGACGTGGTTTAGAGTGTGTATTCAACACacatccaaacatgttatattGTTTCTGTTTGATCTTTAGTTTCATTATGAAATGGCAAGGCTAAGTGTTTCTAAATTGTGTGCAGTTGAGCACCTTTCCTGGTCCTTGGTGTGTGGAAAAAAAGCTGTTTCGCCAGAAGCCTAGACTCAACCTCATATGGTGAATATTTCAtccataattttattttctcaatAATGTAAATTATTCTGCACCCTCCTCCAAGGGGGCAGGAACTATAGGAGTGAATTTTTATCAATAGTTTTGTATGTATAAAATATGATGATTTGTTAGGTGATAAGAAGGCTACAATAAAATACTGTCTGTAAgaataatgtaaaaaataaaaaaaggcaTTATGTTTGGGTCATTATATAATAAAGTGTGAAGAATTTGCTAATTGCTATGAAGAAGAAATAAGCTGAGGGGTTTCATGTTATATAAAATTGCTGAGATTGTAATGCATTCTCTggtttgattttgtttggtAATTCATAGTGATGATCACCGAAGTAGCGTTTTGTCAActaaaatgaaatcaaatagAATGAAATGgattatattatgttttcatCTGTTCGATTATTTTTCAATAGAATTATAATgtataattttaactttttaattttGGTAGAAAGGATCTGAGTTAACGAATTAAGATTTTATTTTGCAACTAGGTTTAAATTAAGGTGATTTACTCAAATTTGTTatatatcattttatttaaGAAAGTATAATAAACAAACTctttcagaaagaaaaaaaacaatagaaagttaaaatttttttttcgatggaTTGGAAAGAAAAAAGTCAAAATGAAAATTGGTATATATCTAACAATATGAAAATCTAGTTGCAAAATAAAATCTTAATTGTTGAAACTTTGGCAGAAGAAGGTGTGGGAAATTGTTGGTGATGGGTGGTGGGGTTTGAGTTGCAGAGAAAGGGGAAGTTTCAGAATCTGGGTTTGGGTGGGGTTTGTGGATGTGGGTATGGtgggttgatgatgatgatgatgaaggagaagatgaaTGGTGATGATAAAGATGAAATTATGGATCTGGGTtgttttgggttgaagatgatggaaaGGATAAAGATGAGATTAATTTCTGAAGCAAGGGTAAAAGAGACAATTTTATAGCTGTGCAAGGTTACACAAGCAAAAAACTTGTGTATATTAGGGGGACCCGTATTCtggttttaaaaaaagtttcaaAGTGATATTAGTAGTTTCATTTTGACCTAAAAATACAAacacatacatatatattgTTCAGACCTCTAGCAAGAATGCAGGCCCATgcaaagaaataaaaatggtAAATCAGATTGAGAAGTAATATAAAATTCTTCATCGATCCAAAAATGTTTAGGCAGATACCGTTTTGTTCAATTTTTATGAAAAACTAATACACACATAatacaaaacattttttttttatctaatccCTCCACCCACAAGTTTATTCTATCACCAAATAAGTAAATATTGGCACATGAATATTTTTCAGGGTGTAACAGAACTGCACCCTAtgataaataaaaatccatttaGAGTGTAAAAAGTTCCAAGAGAACTACCAACCTTTTAAACAAACAAGAATCAAATACAGCATTGAGCTTTAACTATTCTAAGTGTATGCAAATGTTACAGCTCTAGTACAATATCCGCAAAGGCATCAACGAAGAAGATGCATCCAAAAGTGGTCACTGATTATACAACAATGTAATGCAAGCAAAGAATGAAACGTGGGATACTGAGATATCAGAATAATAGGATTAAGAAGCAGGCTGTGAGCACCAGCACTAGAGATGGAAAATGCACAACTTGACTTGAAGTATCATCAGCTAAGGCTGATGGGGGCAATGCAGGACAGGCGAGACCTTCCTTCCCTTCACGACACTCATGAGCAAAGAGGCCGGGAGGGTATTTTCCATAGAGATTAATGTAACTAAACATGGTTGATGCGCAATCGTTTGTTAAATCATTTAACACATCGACATAAGGGCATGCAAATTCCTTAAATGCCCCACAACAATCTTTAGGAGGGTAGCTGGGTCCTTTGCATTTGCTTGTGATTATTGTGTAGTTCAAAAACTCGAAATTCACGGAACAACCTGCAGGTGCAAGGTGAAACAGTATCATCAGACTACGTCAAAATTGGATTTGTGAAATTATGCCCCAAGAAGAAACTAGTAATCAGTGCATCCCTTCCCTCTTACAAACAAACCAGGACACAAGTGGTTACCATGAATATAAATAACATCCTGATTCATGATTCACACATGATACTGGATGGAACCTAAAACAAACAGCATACTATGGTAACATACTTTGTGCATTTGATCAAGTTGATAATAGCAAACTCTTCTTGATATAGATAGACACATGCCAGttcaaatattataatcaaACCACATGCTGCACAACCATGAGTTAAATAAGGAATGTATAATAAAGCATCCTATTAAGCAGAGAtagatgaaataaataataacatGCATGGAGTTAATGTCAATTCCTCAACTGTTATCCATAAAGGATGCGTGATAGGTATAATTAGTTAACTCTTAACAGAATAATAGTTAGATAGTTAGTGGATTAGACTGTTAGAGAGGCCTATAAATAAGAATGAGGATTGTGAGGGATGCCTGTCTGGTCATTTGAGAAAGAATAGGGCCTTCGGGATTTGGGAGGCTTGGCACATCCTCGAGGTTCTGCATTTGTGTAATCAAGGGGAATTCCCCAATTTTCAGCAATGAAGATACTAGTTCATATCAATGTGCCTAATTTTCATCCATATTTGTGTTGCATGTATACAAGAGCTTTCATGATAGTTATCGGCAAGAGTGGCATCTAGTCACGTTGAAGGTTACAGTGCTAGTTTTTGATAAACAATCTGCACCTAAAGTCCGCATTT
This portion of the Lotus japonicus ecotype B-129 chromosome 3, LjGifu_v1.2 genome encodes:
- the LOC130745559 gene encoding GPI-anchored protein LLG1, whose amino-acid sequence is MAFSLNQRFLLSSSLLLLILALSVSSSSSSSTFLSDAVFGSQAHTGRNLLQAKKGCSVNFEFLNYTIITSKCKGPSYPPKDCCGAFKEFACPYVDVLNDLTNDCASTMFSYINLYGKYPPGLFAHECREGKEGLACPALPPSALADDTSSQVVHFPSLVLVLTACFLILLF